ACGTGCTTTTGgctttgtgtttctttttgtgcaaAGCAGgcgataatgatgataatgatcacTGCATCCTCTAGAAAGACGCCTGCGGCATCGCTCGCTAACCCATTGTAGCCGCCGTGCCCTAAGTTGCGGACGGTTGTTAAGAGATGGCAATACCTACTTCCCTATCTGCGCCAATGCGGGAGGCTGGTCATGGTGGTGAGGTGCCGCGGCGGTAGTACAGTGTTCTTGAAGgttgtagtggcaagagcgaagcgggtttcgGCGGGAGgagctgaagcaaaaaaagcaGTCGGCCGCTCGGggcgctgccgtcgaatactgGAGGAGAAAAGCGAGCCGTCTGCTTCGCCGCGTCGCTGTATTGAGCGGGTTTGAGCGTTGCCGTTGGAAAGAAGTGGCGATTTCGGCTGCTTGGAGTAGTTGGGGTAAGAACAGCAGATAAGAATATTCCTTGGGGGACGCAAAGATGAGCAAAAAGACAACAAAACTCGGAGAGCGCCCCTCCAGACATGTGGCCCCGCTCCATTAAAAGCCACCTGCGAACACGCACGCTGAACGAGACACCCTGAGGAAACATTGCTGGCCAGAGGCACAGAGAGTGAAAAAGCGTATGGGACAGAGAAAGTGCAGTGCATATAGTAAGCTCGGCGGCCAACGAATGCAAAAGTTGACAGACAAAAGTGAGGGGTAGCAGATGGGCGAAGGGGAAGAAGATGGGTGGAAAGAAGCGGGGGAGGGGTTGCGAAATCCCATAGGAACAGCGAGAAAGCGGCGGTAGAACAAGGAagaaagggtgtgaagaagaggaaaaagaataaACCGAGAAGTGGAAAAGGTACAAGAGAATGAGTCGTGAAGAGGAATGCAGCAGGGAGATATCCCGCACTTCAGTGCTTTTGCCCCTCGAATTTTTTATCAGCTTTCAAATTGTGGTGAGTTCGTCTTGTTtgtacaatctttttttttctagccttccCCGTTCCTCCTGCTTCGCTACTTGGAAATAAATGCTCAGTTGAAAGCCAGCACTCGTCAGTGTGTCCGTGTTTTGTCTCTCCCGTGCTCGCTTCTCATCGCTGGAACAAGGCGAGTTTTGCATCGCATGTTCTGTGGAATAGTGAGCTTCTCCTTGTTTTTTATTCGGCCACGCTAGTGCTTTGCAATAAACTCAGGCGCATTTTCAGCGTGGTGGTTTCTTGTCCAACTCTACAGCAGTTGGACTTAGTGTCACTATCGGCAGCACACTGTCCCTGATGGACTACCTGGCACGTAGCGTTGGGTATAAATTCATTATGACGTCAAGACTCAGCCAGGATCCAGCGGAGAACTTGTTTGGCATCGCCAGGCAGTCGTCAGGTTGCAACACGCACCGAACCCCAGAGCAGTTTTTAATAACTGTGTCGTGCCTAAGCTTTTATAACCTTGCCAAGTCAGTTTCTCATGGCAACGCAGAGCCAGGTGTTTTGGATTCTTTACTTAGTGCTGATGCTGTTCCAGGGGCAAAAAACACCAAGCAATGATTGCTGATTGCTGATGGTGATCTGTGCAGTGCTGAGCTTgctgtaaaagaactgaaagatccaGCTTCCGACCACATGGCATGTGTATCCGCAAGGAGTGATCAGCGTCTTATTTTTTATATTGCTGGGTATGTAGCACGAAAGTTCTTGGCTAAATCACCATGTGATGCATGCAGAAAGCTCCTACTTGCTGACGAACCTGACATACGAAACCTTCGCGCATCACATTTTACACGCCTAAAGGACAAAGGAGGCCTTTTATATCCGTCCGGGTTTCTTTTTATGTTTCTGGAAAAGCTGGAAAATCTTTTCACCAGCTGTTTCAGCGCGCATGAGCTTCACCACGAAAGTGTGATGAATATTATCGCACTTTTTCGTTGCAAGCGCAAAGAGAATATTGGCTGTCCTGATCACTTAATTACTGAGTGCTGAGATGATGGCATTTTATGTGACAACAAGGTGGCACTTTTTTGTGAAGTCGCTGAACCGTGCCAGGGTGCAGAAGCGCGAAGCCGCGAAATATCTTAAACTTAGTCGCACCACGTAAGTCGCACTTTCCACgacatttttatttcgtttcctATATATTTTTCATATGAATGTCATTATTTTTAAAGTGTGTTTACTTCTAGGTTGTCACAGTATGTAACTATTTAACATGTATAGGACTGTATATATAATACATCTGTTCGTGCTTTTGTAATACGATTTCTCATGCGTgcatttttattgtatttttattttaattgtaAGATTCGATTATTTAATGTTTCTGTAAATATACATGTCTCTGTAatcttttattgcggaaaggtatTCTGTTTTCATGgtttcttttctcgtgcttgttcAAGTTTTGTAGTGAGCACATTGCTTTCACGTCTGAATATATGTAGGCATTCCTTTGCGTTTTGTGTGCAGTTCTGATACACAGAAAGCAGCAGCTGCATATATTTGCAAAATGGTCGTGTCTGATCGAGAAGCGTCTTAGTTGTACATTTTCACTAAATTCATTTTCGTCTTTCTCAACTAGCTGCAATCAACAAACTACTACATTATGTCCGGCTATTAATTGTTCTTGTTCCGCCACTGTAAAAAACCAGGCTCAGTACGCCTGTGAATTTATATTGCacagaaacaaataaaggaagaGTATGGACAAATTAATATTGCGATGTGTTGTTATCATAACGAGTGCCGTGAAGTGAAACCGTCGAGGTCATCTCCGGACCCATAGCAATTACTATTCCATTTCGTCGGGAACACATTCAGCCTGACCTTCCTGAACATAAGAAAAATGAAACCTTGGAAGAACAGAAGTAAGCAGTTGGCCTTTTTTCCCGAAATTAAACGCGCTTGCAACTCCCTGATTTCCTTCTAAAAGCCTCAGTCATTTCTTTTGTGCCTTTCATCAGCGGCCAGGCGGTGATGCATAAAAAAAGGGGATACTTACGCGATAATGCCACAACAAACAGCGCGACTCTccgatcgccccccccccccccccccacccccccccccccttagccACGCACCGCGCGCAGCGGCAGCGCCCTCGCTTCTGCTCgaggagtctacgccagcgccaCACCACGGCAAccgcttctaaagcctcacggggagCGCGCCCTCAGAAAATATttcattttgacagatttgcctcgtCCTGGAATGTCGCTTACGCAGCATGATGCGAGTCGCACGTAGTTATGCTTAGTGGTAAACTCGGGGCAGGTTCGACGACAACATAAAAGCAAATCATTTGAGCTTATTAAGTCACCTACAATTTAAGCACGTTGCGGGAAATAGGCTTGCGGTCAAGAAACTTAACAACAGCATTCCTGTCGGTAGCGCTGGCGCATGGTTGGTGAACAGCGGCTTCATGAACTTGTGTGCAATAAGTTCCAGGAGAACTTTTTACTTTCAGCTCTgcgtgcttttgtttttgtttgcttaaAAAGTCGAAAACGCGCGGAAGACGCCGTCTGGCGCAGagacgtcgtctgctacggcgcggGCGCTCCACGACCGCACggtgatgtgcgcatgcgcgcacatGTTGCAAGCGGTCGCCACAAGGATCGCTAGCTACTACTTCaagtgcaaaggaaaaaaaagagaaaggtaaGGTCAGCCGGTTTTTGGCGCACACGGCAGGCATCTTCCTAGAGGAGGCGATAACATGACAAACatcgacggacggacggatggatggacagttgaatcctttaaatcgggcggtagcCTAGCCATAACTTATAAAATTTTACTCGtcttaattttagccaccaatcagataaccttcgtttTGTTACTTCTATCCGCTTAATATCTACTTTcacttcactgtccttaaaccccaatgccttgggtaaatcagccccgctgctttccactgaagggcgaagccctttacagaaaagtatcaagtgttcagccgtttcctcctcctctccgcacgcaacgcacaattagcgtatctatctcgtggtacctgactctatatgtcttagtctgaAAAACTCCAGTCTTGGCCTCAAACAattaacaaagagcttcccctacaattatcatagatattttctttggcaatttcctgcttaaccCTTTATGAGGCGCGAGAAATCTACTGATAGTTTGTGGGCTATATTTTCCGAAATAAATTGTACCATATATAGGAGCCAGACAAAAATTTATTATTGCTTGTAAAAGAATATTATCGAAAATATGGGCGGGACACCTGTCCCACTGATAACTTGACGCCATGAGCAAAGGTGGGACACACGCTGTCCCTCTGCACACCTTGGCATTCATCATTTGTGTCTATGTGCTTTATCCCTGCTTATGAAACGGTGCAAAGCAAGTGATGCAAAGAGGCACTTGGCAGGCTACACATACAAGCTTTGTGCGTTTTTCCTGCGACGTCGTCGAGCACCACGACACCTTTTGCGTGTAGTGGTGGTGCACGGGTAGTGCCCGTGCCCATTGAACCGAACATCTTCTGGCACACCTGTCATAATCGAGCAGTTCTTGCTTCCTCTCTTGTGGTACACTAGACTGCGCCGACCCTTGCGAAAGCTCCTCCCACTGATGAGTTGTCTTCCCAGCATAACCCGAAAGAACAGGTATGTGATACTTTTTCTGTACCCATGCTGGATGTAAGCATTGACGAACGCCGCATCAAGGATGAAATAAAAAATGCGACTCCACGACCTCTTTGAGCGCCTGTCTAGTGGATATGCATTTCTTTTTTGATCGAAGCGATCCACCCCTCCCATCCAGAGGTTGTAGTCGCGCACTGCTGCGGGGCACTTCACGGGTTTCTTATGCCCTTTTGATGTTGTCCTGTCGACTTGGACGTCTTCACAGGAGTCATGATAGTTCGACATTATGTGAACGTGCTTAGTGTCCCGCCACTGGTAGGCGGTCACATTCTTTTTTCTCCTCCAGAGGTATTCACCACGGTCGAGCTTATTGTTCACTTTCACTTCCGCTGGTAAGTCTTTTCGGTTTGTGCGATATGTACCGCAAGCTAAAATGCCTTTGTCACGGAGCTGCTGCAGCAAGGTCGTCGAACTGAAGAAGTTGTCGAAAAACAATTGATTTCCTGGGGTTACGATTCCTTCTGACAATGACAAGACAACGTGTTCTCCAAGTGTTCTGTTGTTTGGTCGCTCCTGGTTCTTGCCTTGGTAGATTTCGAACTTGCAAAGGTAACGAGTGGACGAGTCCGCAATGCGCCACACCTTGTAACCCCGTTTTATTTTGGGTTTCATAGGCATATACTGTTTCATAGATGACCTTCTCTTGAATAGAATCATACTTTCGTCGACTGCAAGACGAGATGAAGGCGTGTACTCATTACCAAATTTTTCGTTCATCATCTTGATGAGCGGGCGAACTTTGAAACAGCGGTCATACTCTTTTGACCCTTTCTTTGGCATCTGCGTATTGTCATTCAAGTGTAAATTGTTTGTGATTTGTTGAAATCTTTTATGTGTCATGACTGCAGCGATTTCTTTCACGAAGAATAGGCTGTAGGAACTCCAATATAGATGCACTTGGTGCATAGGATTAGCACTCATTAGTACAAGCATGCCAAAATAGGACTTTAGTTCCTAGGCAGTGAGCGGTAGCCAGCCCCGTGTTGCTTCCTGGGTGGCGTAAAGATTTGTGTGATCAACTATGTGGTTAACCACttcattgctgaaaaaaaattcgaAGGCATTCAATGCCGTGCTCTCTGATGAGAGCTTCGCAGAAAACGTCGGCTCAGTGTCCCTCGGCGTCACAACATCTGCTGGTGTCGTCTCCCACTCATCTTCCGGGTCAAAATCATCTGCAGCAGCTGACAAGCCTACAGTTGAGTTCCAACGTCTTTTCTTCTCCTTGCCAGTATACACTGTTCGCGCTTTTTTCTTACGTTTTACAGTAGGAACAGCAAGCTCAACTCCATCACTTTCGCTGTCATTTTCACTTTGAAGTACACAAGGCAGCTCTTCACAAGATTCTTCTTCACAGTCATCTTCACTTGCGCTTTCAAGGTCTGGAAGGCTGAAGTAAAGATCTAGCGCCTCTTCAGGAGTCAGAATCCTCTTTCCTGCAAAAATGACCGGCAACACTTTATGCAAACCCGTGGTTACATGAGGACAATACTTGTGCAACCCACTCTGTCGATTTATTTCAGTGTTTTGGTGGTATATAGGAACACAAAATATGAATGCGAATAGCAAAAGCAAAGTGTGAAAGGTCTCTGAACATGTCTGGGTAAGAAAATCAAATCTCAAAGGGGCTTCCTAGGCCTAACCTCCAACCACTACATTCGGAATATTTGCAGGTAGCTAAATTACATTACTCACTCTCACGTCAAACCTGTCTACAATTGATCTAAGTGCATTACAGGAGTGCAAGATGTAGTTTTTGCACTTACCGGACATCACATTCGTGGTAAAGGAGCAACCAAACTCACGCACTTCAGGAGCGACGGCACCGAAAAACACAAGGCAGTAACAAAACAATACGCGTGCTAGTGCCACCTACCGATTCAAATAAAAACTTAAGCTTATAGCTGCTCTATCTTCTAAGGGAGGGCGCTACCAGTTTCTGTGGGGCTACATATTTCCCTGTGAGCTCCCGAGGCAGTTTTCGCTCGTGGTTGCGGGTGGGACGTATATGTCCCTATGACCGAAAAAGGGTTAAAGATCCTGTACGCtcccagtgccaatttcgtcagcgtccctgttttccacagagctttctctgtttctttaacccttttcttaaccgatgatttgcccccccccccccccccactacttTCCAGATATTTGTCAATTTTCCAGTTcgttttctccatttcgtgtgaacattctttatatacaggtatctgaaaactttcctagcccactgcttttccaccATTTTCCTCAATCGATCCTCAAATGCTATAttactggtttatggtttatgagggtttaacgtcccaaagcgactgaggctatgagagacgctgtagtgaagggctccgggaatttcgaccacctggggtgctttaacgtgcactgacatcgcacagtacacgggcctctagaatttcgcctgcatcgaaattcgaccgccgcgggcgggatcgaacccgtgcctttcgggccagcagccgagcgccataaccactcagccaccgcagcggccaagGAGGTTATATATTTATAACCTCCTTGATTACTTTATAACCTCCTTGATTaggagcagcgatggcgtagaggtagaacatccgcatcgcgtgcaagaggactggggctcaaatcctggtgccgcgcaattctccaccgggtttaaaaaaaaaatccgcgtgtcgatggaattgcataaccaggccgggagagcggcctgatctcggtgaccagaaccgataacgcactctctcaccagagaaggatttggccaccctggtgtagtacttggccacaaccttctatgatcaaaccaattaaccctcggccctcagtccccagcggctgcagagcaactgaccacggcggcggtcagacctgtgatgcagcggagggtgctaagaatctctggctccggacaggccgccattggaatctgaacctggcaacgtttaacgctagaactttagctagtgaggctagcctagcagtgctgcttgaggaactagcgggaattaaatgggatgtgatagggcttagtgaagttaggaggacaggtgaggcgtatacagtactaaaggacggacacatactgtgctatcgcgggttagaggatagaagagaactagttgtgggattcctcattaataaggatatagctggcaacgtagaggagctctacagtattaacgagagggtagcagctatagtaattaggctgaataggaggtacaagctgaaagtggtgcaggcctacgcacccacatccagccatgatgaccagaccgttgaaagtttctatgaggacgtagaatcggcattgaataaagtaaaatcgcagtacactgtactgatgggcgacttcaatgcgaaggtgggcaagaagcaggctgatgaccacgcggtaggtgactatgggataggctctagaaatagcaggggagagttattagtcgaattcgcggatagaaataatttacggatcatgaataccttcttccgcaaacaagaaaacaggaagtggacctggaagagccccaatggtgagattaaaaatgaaatcgacttcatactatgcgctaaacctggcatctttcaggatgtggccgtcctcggaaaggtgcgttgtagcgaccacagaatggtaaggtctagaattagcttagacttgaagagggaacggaagaagctagtgaagaagaagaccattaacgagttagccgtaagagggaaagcacaggagtttaggatagcgctgcaaaacagatattcggctttaactgaggaagattatcttgatgttcattcaatgcacgataatctgacatcaataattacggagtgcgcagtagaagtaggcggtaggacagttcgaaaagataccgggaagctatctcaggtgacgaaagatctgattaagaagcgccaaaacatgagggcatctaaccctaccgatagaatagaactaactgagctatcaaagttaataaataagcgcaaggtagccgacataaggaagtttaatatggagagaatcgagcatgctataaagaacggacgtagcctaaaaacagtgaagaggaaactaggcataggtaaaaaccagatgtatgcattaagagacaagcagggcaatgtcattagcaatatggataagatagttaacgtagccgaagacttctacacagacctgtacagtagccaatgtaatcagagcgctaatgagaaagacagcattgtacagcaatgcgtcatcccgccagtaactaaagatgaagtaaagaaagccttagaagcaatgaaaaggggaaaagcagctggggaggatcaggtaacaacagatctgttggaggatggaggggacatcgtgctagaaaaactagccactctgtatacgcaatgccttatgacctcgactgtaccagaagcttggaagaatgcaaacattatcttaattcataagaagggagacgccaaggacttgaaaaattacaggccgatcagcatactatccgttgcctacaaagtatttactaaggtaatcgctaatagagtcagggcaacgttagactttaatcaaccaaatgatcaggcaggctttcgtaaaggatattccacaatagatcatattcacactatcaatcaggtgatagagaaatgcgcagaatataaccaacctctatatatagctttcattgatgacgagaaagcattcgactcagtggaaacctcagcagtcatacaggcattgcgtaatcagggggtagaagagccttatgtaaaaatactggaagatatatatagcaactgcacagctactatagtcctccataaagtcagcaataaaattccaataaggaagggcgtcaggcaaggagacacgatctcgccaatgctgttcaccgcatgtttacaggaggtatttcgaggcctgaattgggaacagttgggaataagaataaatggagaatacctaaataattttcgatttgctgatgacattgccttgctgagtcactcaggaggtgaactgcaaatcatgatcaatgagttagacaggcagagcaggtcgatgggtgtaaaaattaacatgcagaaaaccaaggtaatgttcaacaccctagcaagggaacaacagttcacaattggcagcgagagcctagaaagtgtgccggaatacgtctacttagggcaggtagtgacagctgatccggatcatgagagggagataactagaaggataagaatggggtggagcgcatatggcaaattctcgcagatcatgagtggcagtttaccaatttccctcaagaggaaagtgtacaacagcataatcttaccggtactcacctacgtggcagaaacgtggaggctaacgaaaagagttcagcttaagttaaggacaacgcagcgagccatggaaagaaaaatgataggtgtaacgttaagagatcggaagcgggcagagtgggtgagggaacaaacacgggttaatgacatcctagtcgaaatcaagagaaagaaatgggcttgggcagggcatgtaatgcgaaggcaagataaccgctggtccttaagggtaacggagtggattccaagagaaagtaagcgtagcagatggcggcagaaggttaggtgggcggatgagattaaggagtttgcaggcaaagggtggatgcagctggcaaagaatagggttaattggagagacttgggagaggcctttgccctgcagtgggtgtagtaaggctgatgatgatgatgatgatgattactgctagtctctctgctctcgaaaaggatggatggatggtaggagcgtgtcccctttgaaacgggcagaggtagttgccactatgctcagttttttttcctttatttttgtttaactgtgctgtAATGTGTTATTAAAATTACCGATTTTCTTTAATATACGTCTTACtttaaacttatgtcacctctctgcttttgtgccaccaatcctccaatcgctttttgctaatttccaccgcatgtttatttacatgactattgttatctctaaaccctaaggcctcaggaagagtggctgtgcctgcatcgacatcgggatgggtaccatcacattttagaatgaggtgttatATTAATAGAACACCTCATCTGCAGAAACAATTGTTCCTAGAGATTTACTTtgcacacacagcacatgtgtcatcttcgttaaatttctttttgtagctgcgcgttctaagacaccctgacctagcttcaaagaggagggcactgaaaacgtttccttcttgttctgccttttccagcatcgattttgttctacactatgctcctttttcattgaatctatccaattttacCTTCAACGTTTTTCACCTGctgtttaatgctctttctttctccttcctcgatcgtctctggcaaacttactagccagctttctagttcgtttccgccactctgtcaacgctctttctgtacaggtatttaaaaaCCTTAGctacccacctgttatcgtccaatttcctcaggcgttcttcgtatagtatatTTCCTCTGAGcgtcccgtgcttcgaacgtacgttgcccagcccatatccccctgtactgcctcgtttgtggttttcccgaggacacctagtgctaatcttccaacagctctctgatttacttctaatcgcgactgaacttcagcccttaagcatagaaccgcattcccgaaaataagccccggcaccat
This portion of the Amblyomma americanum isolate KBUSLIRL-KWMA chromosome 10, ASM5285725v1, whole genome shotgun sequence genome encodes:
- the LOC144107907 gene encoding uncharacterized protein LOC144107907, with translation MSGKRILTPEEALDLYFSLPDLESASEDDCEEESCEELPCVLQSENDSESDGVELAVPTVKRKKKARTVYTGKEKKRRWNSTVGLSAAADDFDPEDEWETTPADVVTPRDTEPTFSAKLSSESTALNAFEFFFSNEVVNHIVDHTNLYATQEATRGWLPLTA